Proteins encoded by one window of Pseudomonas sp. LS44:
- a CDS encoding efflux RND transporter permease subunit: MSKFFIDRPIFAWVIALVIMLAGTLSILNLPIQQYPSIAPPAIAIQVNYPGASAQTVQDTVAQVIEQQLNGIDNLRYITSDSNSDGSMTITATFEQGTSPDTAQVQVQNKLQLATPLLPQEVQQQGIRVTKAVKNFLMVIGVVSKDGSMGKNDLANYIVANIQDPISRTKGVGDFQVFGAQYAMRIWLDPAKLNNFKLTPIDVRTAIQAQNVQISSGQFGGLPAEPGQQLNATIIGKTRLQTPEQFRQILLKVNTDGSQVRLSDVAKVELGGENYAISAQYNGMPASGLAIKLATGANALDTAKAIRTTLDELKPFFPAGMEVVLPYDTTPVVSASIYEVVKTLGEAIILVFLVMYLFLQNFRATLIPTLAVPVVLLGTFGVLAAAGFTINTLTMFGMVLAIGLLVDDAIVVVENVERVMTEEGLSPREATRKSMGQIQGALVGIALVLSAVLLPMAFFGGSTGVIYRQFSITIVSAMGLSVLVALIFTPALCATMLKPIHKGEHHHHGGFFGWFNRSFERSVQSYERGVAGMLKRKAPYLLAYVVILVGMVWLFARIPTSFLPEEDQGVLFAQVQTPAGSSSIRTQDVLDDMRQYLLEDEKNNVNSVFTVNGFSFAGRGQSSGMAFIMLRPWEERTSAGQDVFSVADRAKKYFNNLIDARVSSFAPPAVMELGNATGFDFYLQDRSGSGHDALMAARDQLIQLARKNPVLSDVRANGLDDEPQYQLQIDDERARALGLSLAEINSTLSIAWGASYANDFIDQGRVKKVYLQGEAAARMGPEDLEKWYVRNDKGTMVPFAAFASGKWIYGSPKLSRFNGVPALQIQGKPAAGRSSGEAMQAIEEIIAQLPPGIGYSWSGLSYEERLSGAQAPALYAISLLVVFLCLAALYESWSIPFSVMLVVPLGVIGALLATYGRGLSNDVFFQVGLLTTVGLAAKNAILIVEFAKELYEQGKSLPEAAIEACRMRLRPIIMTSLAFVLGVLPLAISNGAGAGSQHAIGTGVIGGMITATVLAIFGVPLFFVMVTSMFKRKPRPVTSEQEVVE, encoded by the coding sequence ATGTCGAAATTCTTTATCGACCGGCCGATCTTCGCTTGGGTGATCGCCCTGGTGATCATGCTCGCCGGCACCCTGTCGATCCTCAATCTGCCAATTCAGCAGTACCCGAGCATCGCCCCACCGGCGATCGCCATTCAGGTCAACTACCCGGGCGCTTCCGCACAGACCGTGCAGGACACCGTGGCGCAGGTGATCGAACAGCAGCTCAACGGCATCGACAACCTGCGTTACATCACCTCGGACAGCAACTCCGACGGCAGCATGACCATCACCGCCACCTTCGAGCAGGGCACCAGCCCCGATACCGCCCAGGTACAGGTGCAGAACAAGCTGCAGCTGGCCACCCCACTGTTGCCGCAAGAGGTCCAGCAGCAGGGCATCCGCGTAACCAAGGCGGTGAAGAACTTCCTGATGGTTATCGGCGTGGTGTCCAAAGATGGCAGCATGGGCAAGAACGATCTGGCCAACTACATCGTCGCCAACATCCAGGACCCGATCTCGCGGACCAAGGGCGTCGGCGACTTCCAGGTATTCGGCGCGCAGTACGCCATGCGCATCTGGCTCGACCCGGCCAAGCTCAACAACTTCAAGCTGACGCCGATCGACGTGCGCACCGCCATCCAGGCGCAGAACGTGCAAATCTCCTCCGGCCAGTTCGGCGGCCTGCCGGCCGAGCCGGGACAGCAACTGAACGCCACCATCATCGGCAAGACCCGCCTGCAGACGCCCGAACAATTCCGCCAGATCCTCCTCAAGGTCAATACCGACGGCTCGCAGGTACGCCTCAGCGATGTCGCCAAGGTCGAGCTGGGTGGCGAGAACTATGCCATCAGCGCCCAGTACAACGGCATGCCGGCTTCAGGTCTGGCGATCAAGCTGGCCACCGGTGCCAATGCGCTGGACACCGCCAAGGCGATCCGCACTACCCTCGACGAGCTCAAGCCGTTCTTCCCTGCCGGCATGGAGGTGGTGCTGCCCTACGACACCACTCCGGTGGTATCGGCGTCGATCTACGAAGTGGTCAAGACCCTCGGCGAAGCCATCATCCTGGTATTCCTGGTGATGTACCTGTTCCTGCAGAACTTCCGCGCCACACTGATCCCGACCCTGGCGGTGCCAGTGGTCTTGCTCGGCACCTTCGGCGTGCTGGCGGCCGCAGGCTTCACCATCAATACCCTGACCATGTTCGGCATGGTCCTGGCCATCGGCCTATTGGTCGACGACGCCATCGTGGTCGTGGAAAACGTCGAACGGGTGATGACCGAGGAAGGCCTGTCACCCCGCGAGGCGACACGCAAGTCGATGGGCCAGATCCAGGGCGCGCTGGTCGGTATCGCCCTGGTGCTGTCGGCGGTCCTGCTGCCCATGGCGTTCTTCGGCGGCTCCACCGGGGTGATCTACCGGCAGTTCTCGATCACCATCGTCTCGGCCATGGGCCTCTCGGTACTAGTCGCACTGATCTTCACCCCTGCCTTGTGCGCCACCATGCTCAAGCCGATCCACAAGGGTGAGCATCACCATCACGGCGGCTTCTTCGGCTGGTTCAACCGTAGCTTCGAGCGCAGCGTGCAAAGTTATGAACGCGGCGTCGCCGGCATGCTCAAGCGCAAGGCGCCGTACCTGCTGGCCTACGTGGTGATTCTGGTCGGCATGGTCTGGCTGTTCGCCCGCATCCCCACCTCGTTCCTCCCGGAAGAGGACCAGGGGGTGCTGTTCGCCCAAGTGCAGACGCCGGCCGGCTCCAGCTCGATCCGCACCCAGGACGTGCTCGACGATATGCGCCAGTATTTGCTGGAAGACGAGAAAAACAACGTCAACTCGGTGTTCACCGTCAACGGCTTCAGCTTCGCCGGCCGCGGCCAGAGCTCGGGCATGGCCTTCATCATGCTCAGGCCCTGGGAAGAACGCACTAGCGCCGGCCAGGACGTGTTCTCCGTGGCCGACCGCGCCAAAAAATACTTCAACAATCTGATCGATGCCCGGGTGTCCTCCTTCGCCCCGCCAGCAGTGATGGAACTAGGCAACGCCACCGGTTTCGACTTCTACCTGCAGGACCGCTCCGGGAGCGGTCACGACGCGCTGATGGCCGCCCGCGATCAGCTCATCCAGCTGGCCCGGAAGAATCCGGTGCTCTCCGACGTACGCGCCAACGGCCTGGACGACGAGCCGCAGTACCAGTTGCAGATCGACGACGAGCGCGCCCGCGCCCTCGGCCTGTCGCTGGCCGAGATCAACAGCACCCTGTCGATCGCCTGGGGCGCCAGCTATGCCAACGACTTCATCGACCAGGGCCGGGTCAAGAAGGTCTATCTGCAGGGCGAAGCCGCCGCGCGGATGGGACCGGAAGACCTGGAGAAGTGGTACGTGCGCAACGACAAGGGCACGATGGTGCCGTTCGCCGCCTTCGCCAGCGGCAAATGGATCTACGGTTCGCCCAAGCTGTCGCGCTTCAATGGCGTGCCGGCGCTGCAGATCCAGGGCAAACCGGCAGCCGGGCGCAGTTCCGGCGAAGCGATGCAGGCGATCGAGGAGATCATTGCCCAACTGCCGCCAGGAATCGGCTACTCGTGGAGCGGCCTGTCCTATGAGGAGCGGCTGTCCGGCGCCCAAGCCCCAGCGCTGTACGCCATCTCGCTGCTGGTGGTATTCCTCTGCCTGGCGGCACTCTACGAGAGCTGGTCGATCCCCTTCTCGGTGATGCTGGTAGTGCCACTCGGGGTGATCGGCGCACTGCTCGCCACCTACGGTCGCGGCCTGTCCAACGACGTGTTCTTCCAGGTCGGCCTGCTGACCACGGTCGGCCTCGCGGCGAAGAACGCGATCCTCATCGTCGAGTTCGCCAAGGAACTCTACGAACAGGGCAAGAGCCTCCCCGAGGCGGCCATCGAAGCCTGCCGCATGCGTCTGCGGCCAATCATCATGACCTCGCTGGCGTTCGTCCTCGGCGTACTGCCACTGGCCATTTCCAATGGTGCCGGCGCGGGCAGCCAGCACGCCATCGGTACCGGCGTGATCGGCGGCATGATCACCGCGACGGTGCTGGCGATCTTCGGTGTGCCGCTGTTCTTCGTCATGGTCACGTCGATGTTCAAGCGCAAACCCAGACCCGTCACCAGCGAACAGGAGGTGGTCGAATGA